In the bacterium genome, TTCGTAACGCGCTGCGAAATCTCGAAGTTGCGTGCAAGCCGGGCGGCAAGATCGTCGTCACGGTGCCCGTCGAGATCGGTCTGCCTGGCTTGATCAAATACATCGGAAAGCGAGTCCTGCGACCCGGAGAGTTCACCGACTTCTTTGTGCAACGCAGCGAGCTGGAGTACCTCGCGGCGCTGGTGACCGGCCGCGATCTCGAAAAGTTCCGCCAGCCCGCTCAATCAGGCTGGCCGGAGCATCTCGGATTCGACAACAACCGGCTCAATGAGTTCATCCAGCAGGAGTTTGTCGGGACCGGGCGCCTCCGGCTGCACCACTCGCGGAGTCTGAGTTTCGGCTTTGGACACACCTTCGTCCTGGCAAAGGACGGAGAGTCTAAGGTGCCCGCCGTGTAGTCGATGGACGCTTTTCCCAGGCGTCGTAGTGTGAATGGGGCTCTCGCAGCAGCAGCCCGGCCGATTCGAACCGGCATGCGTGGTGGCCGGAATCAGGAGACACTCCTTGAAGGAAATCGAGATCGAGGCACGGGGCATGACCTTCCAGGCGCTGGCCGAAGGCCCTGAAGACGGGCCCCCGCTATTGCTGTTGCACGGCTTGCCCCGTAACCGTTGGGAATGGCACCACCAGATTTCGCCCATGGCCGAGATGGGATTCCGGGCGGTGGCGCCCGACCTGCGCGGGTTCTGCCCCGGCGCCCGGCCAGAGGGCGTCGAGGCCTATCACCTGAAAGAGTATGCGCAGGACATCCTCGAGATCGCCGACGCGTTGGGCCAGGCAGGGCGTCCGTTTCATCTCATGGGCACCAGTATCGGTGCGAATATGGCCTGGTGGCTTGCCGCGAAGCACCCCGATCGCATCGCGACCTTGGTCTGCATCAACATTCCGCATCCCGGGGCACTGGCCGAAGGCAGGTCGAAGACCGAAGCGAGCACGGAGGGGCAGAACGCGAAGTTCAACTACATCCAAGAGGCCGCGCGGGAGGGCAACGAGCGGAATATGTTCGAAGCGATGCTGGCCGCACAGGGCGTGTCACTCGAGGAGAGCGAGCTCTATCGGAAGGCGCTAGACAGCGACGAAGCGCTGCGCGCGGTCTACAACTTCTACCGGGCCATCCCACTATGGGCGAGGGAACGTCTGGACCCCGTTCCGATGCCGACGATGTTCATCTGGCCCACGGGCTCCAAGAACGTCGCGGGTGCTTCGATCGAAGCCAACGCAAACTGGGTAAAGGGCCCCTACCGCTTGGAGATCGTCGAGGACGTCCACCAGCCGGCCCTCCAGGCGGCGCCGGAGCGGATGACTCCCCTTTTGCTCGAGCATCTCTCCGAGCACGCACACTGACGCATGCTCGCACGGCCTGCGCATCAGCTCGCTCTGAGGTAACAACGTTTGCGTCTCGCGCAGGAACGCCGCATTCCAGCTAAAGGTCGGGACCACAGCACCCTGAAGGAGAGATTTCCATGGAAAAGCGCCTGGAAGGTAAACGCACTCTCATCACGCAGGCCACCGACTATATGGGGCCCGCAATCGCTGAGCTGTTTCGCGAGCACGGTGCGAACGTCATCAGCGATGAGACAGTTTTGCGGGCGCCGGAATCAGCCGGGCAACTAGTCGAGAAAGCTGGCCCAATCGATATTCTGGTAGCCAACCTGGCTGCTGACGTACATTTTGGCACCTCGGCTGTCGATCTCAGCGACGATATGTGGGCGGATGCCTTCGACATCATGGTCCACCCCCTTCACCGTTTGACCCGCGCGGTCCTGCCGCAGATGATCAAGCGCGGTGCGGGAAAGATCGTGGTCGTCGGAAGCGCAACCGGTCTCAGAGGCATGGAAGCCGCCACCGCCTATAGCGCCGCGCGGTCTGCCCAGGTCGGATACGTGCGAGCGGCCGGCCTCGAAGCGGCTCGGCAC is a window encoding:
- a CDS encoding alpha/beta hydrolase, coding for MKEIEIEARGMTFQALAEGPEDGPPLLLLHGLPRNRWEWHHQISPMAEMGFRAVAPDLRGFCPGARPEGVEAYHLKEYAQDILEIADALGQAGRPFHLMGTSIGANMAWWLAAKHPDRIATLVCINIPHPGALAEGRSKTEASTEGQNAKFNYIQEAAREGNERNMFEAMLAAQGVSLEESELYRKALDSDEALRAVYNFYRAIPLWARERLDPVPMPTMFIWPTGSKNVAGASIEANANWVKGPYRLEIVEDVHQPALQAAPERMTPLLLEHLSEHAH
- a CDS encoding SDR family oxidoreductase, with the translated sequence MEKRLEGKRTLITQATDYMGPAIAELFREHGANVISDETVLRAPESAGQLVEKAGPIDILVANLAADVHFGTSAVDLSDDMWADAFDIMVHPLHRLTRAVLPQMIKRGAGKIVVVGSATGLRGMEAATAYSAARSAQVGYVRAAGLEAARHNVQINLIAQNWVENPDYFPPEITDTPAFKGLLEQQVPLGRLATSRESALLALFLASSESDFFVGQSLPFSGGWTQ
- a CDS encoding class I SAM-dependent methyltransferase, which translates into the protein MPTNPFEPRSDFAHENTYRGYSIAALIHRNRLRTLHEILRSLPLGESGKLVDFGCSDGFILQQLRASLLREEDWELYGFDHNDSFLDQARAKKIPRCEFDIYSLTTVTERFRDQFDVVLCLETIEHCGDFRNALRNLEVACKPGGKIVVTVPVEIGLPGLIKYIGKRVLRPGEFTDFFVQRSELEYLAALVTGRDLEKFRQPAQSGWPEHLGFDNNRLNEFIQQEFVGTGRLRLHHSRSLSFGFGHTFVLAKDGESKVPAV